A region from the Polaribacter sp. Hel1_33_78 genome encodes:
- a CDS encoding co-chaperone YbbN: protein MMDKIIKYQNDSEKNFEQKKNIKTIINYIIAFILFLLSTIISAFTFPLRFVYKKTIRRNSDSKIIHLNARNIDSVLKKEKLVLIDFWAEWCGPCLMMNSTMEKFATESNGIRITKVNADLNGKLINKFKIKGLPQFILMKNGEEIKRHAGAMTIFELTKFCDESK from the coding sequence ATGATGGATAAGATTATTAAATACCAAAATGATTCTGAAAAAAACTTTGAACAGAAGAAAAATATAAAAACAATTATAAATTATATTATCGCTTTCATTCTCTTCTTGTTATCAACAATTATTTCAGCATTTACATTTCCATTAAGGTTTGTATATAAAAAAACAATTCGAAGAAATTCTGATTCAAAAATCATACACCTTAATGCTAGAAATATAGATTCAGTTTTGAAAAAAGAAAAATTAGTTTTAATAGACTTTTGGGCTGAATGGTGTGGGCCATGCTTAATGATGAATTCTACAATGGAAAAATTTGCGACTGAATCAAATGGTATAAGAATTACTAAGGTTAACGCTGATTTAAATGGGAAATTAATAAATAAATTCAAAATAAAGGGCTTACCACAATTTATTCTAATGAAAAATGGGGAAGAAATAAAAAGGCATGCAGGAGCAATGACAATTTTTGAATTGACTAAATTTTGTGATGAAAGCAAATAA
- a CDS encoding helix-turn-helix domain-containing protein: MKKEFRSGCPISSALDVIGDKWSLLIIRDMLVKHKKTFKEISDSDEKIAPSILSARLKLLESYKLIFKTKVPDNKKENIYLLTEKGIRLTPIIIEFSLWGNSNMREFNEIDDIEGLNSDKTLIIQTVQDNYNSMLLNFQ, encoded by the coding sequence ATGAAAAAAGAATTTCGCTCTGGCTGTCCAATTTCATCTGCATTAGATGTAATAGGTGATAAATGGTCTTTGTTAATCATTAGAGATATGCTTGTTAAGCACAAAAAGACTTTCAAGGAAATTTCTGATTCAGATGAAAAGATTGCACCAAGTATTTTATCTGCACGATTAAAATTGTTAGAATCGTATAAACTGATTTTCAAAACGAAAGTGCCAGATAACAAAAAAGAAAATATTTATTTGCTAACGGAAAAAGGGATTCGTTTAACTCCAATAATTATTGAATTCAGTTTGTGGGGAAATTCCAATATGCGAGAATTTAATGAAATAGATGATATCGAAGGCTTGAATTCGGATAAGACTTTAATTATTCAAACAGTTCAAGATAATTATAATTCTATGTTGCTTAATTTCCAATAA
- a CDS encoding PKD domain-containing protein — protein MKNSISLLKKNIQFTLAILLLFFSCSDDSSNDTNTIVSDTNTIVSLKSEFASNLNKIIEGKQISFTEKSEGEPTSWSWTFEGGTPATSNEKNPVISYSEQGTFKVSLAVSKDDASETIEKENLIDVLALFDENEVPETQLCKLDKIFTNDYVDIGFPNNGPSSSLGQVNIQVLFVDFPDAVASQTTTSIFNLLENINTEFYEEMSYGKMEINLLPYRSWLRLSSVSSQYAESLNSSSGHLSFIQEAVDLADDQVDFSDTDIVLVMSNPDASEIEYGPTFGSLNDSFAINADGNSILTGITSGFDFNYWGGIWLAHEMGHSLGLLDLYPYSNSNNHRYVGGFGVMGIQSGKAPGFFAYERWLLGWIDDSQIYCHSEGSITIEIQELATEGGIKALSVPLNSNRAILIESRKKKGFDSSMRKEGALVYVIDTSVPRGQGPLRILQNSNTGSMKENAPMIAGDIYTYQGVTIEVIESKSSSDIIQVTIQ, from the coding sequence ATGAAAAATTCAATAAGCCTTTTAAAAAAAAATATCCAATTTACTTTAGCTATATTGTTACTCTTTTTTAGCTGTTCAGATGATTCGTCAAATGATACAAATACCATAGTTTCTGATACAAATACCATAGTTTCGTTAAAATCTGAATTCGCTTCAAACCTGAACAAAATCATAGAAGGTAAGCAAATAAGTTTTACAGAAAAATCTGAAGGCGAGCCAACGAGTTGGAGTTGGACTTTTGAAGGAGGTACCCCAGCAACATCTAATGAAAAAAATCCTGTAATATCGTATAGTGAACAGGGTACTTTTAAAGTATCTCTTGCTGTCTCTAAAGACGATGCTAGTGAAACTATAGAAAAAGAAAATTTGATCGATGTATTAGCTTTATTTGACGAAAATGAAGTGCCAGAAACGCAATTGTGTAAACTTGATAAAATATTTACAAATGATTATGTAGATATAGGCTTCCCTAATAATGGGCCATCATCATCACTAGGACAAGTTAATATTCAAGTATTATTTGTAGACTTCCCTGACGCTGTCGCTTCTCAAACAACAACTTCTATTTTTAATTTATTAGAAAATATTAATACTGAATTCTACGAAGAGATGTCCTACGGTAAAATGGAAATAAACCTACTGCCATACCGTTCTTGGTTAAGACTTAGTTCGGTTTCGTCACAATATGCTGAAAGTCTAAATTCTTCTTCTGGACATCTTTCATTTATTCAAGAAGCGGTTGATTTGGCAGATGACCAAGTTGATTTTAGCGATACAGATATTGTGTTAGTAATGTCCAATCCTGATGCTTCCGAAATTGAATATGGCCCAACTTTTGGATCCCTAAATGATAGTTTCGCTATAAATGCAGATGGAAATAGTATTCTAACTGGAATTACTTCTGGATTCGATTTTAATTATTGGGGAGGTATTTGGCTTGCACATGAAATGGGACACTCTTTAGGGCTACTTGACTTATACCCTTACAGTAACTCTAATAATCACAGATACGTTGGTGGTTTTGGAGTTATGGGAATACAATCAGGAAAAGCACCAGGCTTTTTTGCATATGAAAGATGGTTACTAGGCTGGATTGATGATTCACAAATTTATTGCCATTCAGAGGGATCGATAACTATAGAAATACAAGAGTTAGCTACTGAAGGAGGAATAAAGGCATTATCAGTGCCTCTAAACTCAAACAGAGCTATTTTAATCGAGAGTAGAAAAAAGAAGGGTTTCGACTCTTCTATGCGAAAAGAAGGAGCGCTAGTTTATGTTATTGATACTTCTGTACCAAGAGGTCAAGGTCCTTTAAGGATTTTACAAAATTCTAATACTGGCAGCATGAAAGAAAATGCACCTATGATAGCTGGAGATATTTACACTTACCAAGGAGTCACAATAGAAGTTATAGAATCTAAATCATCTAGTGACATAATCCAAGTTACAATACAATAA
- a CDS encoding transposase — protein sequence MVGYDVSDRLKLKGSVRALNKAIYQAKNINGLTHHSDIGIKYCSNVCTQILKRKKIDISIAEENHCYENAMAEGVNGILKDKFYLDQTFDSVDNAKRTAKKAINLYNEIRLHLYLAFKTPNMVYKLSA from the coding sequence ATAGTTGGTTATGATGTTAGTGATAGATTAAAACTTAAAGGAAGTGTTAGAGCACTTAATAAAGCGATTTACCAAGCTAAAAATATTAATGGGCTAACACATCATTCAGACATAGGAATAAAGTATTGTAGCAATGTTTGCACACAAATACTTAAAAGAAAAAAGATAGATATTAGTATAGCGGAAGAAAATCATTGTTACGAAAACGCAATGGCAGAAGGTGTAAATGGCATCTTAAAAGATAAATTTTATCTCGATCAAACTTTTGATAGCGTGGATAACGCTAAAAGAACTGCAAAAAAAGCAATTAATTTATACAACGAAATAAGATTACACTTATATTTAGCCTTTAAAACACCTAATATGGTATATAAATTATCAGCCTAA
- a CDS encoding DUF4870 domain-containing protein — protein MRLLKNIFFVFIFVIVGLYLGGKHGIYLTENNIVDLGATAGNLLYPLFWLIMAVVGGILSGLTGLIIVIILSRFHKPNKDKRLNNNYKKGAEFKPWGMEQNQFCMLLHLSQFASLLIPLAGIVLPIAMWASNKGQSELVDKQGKNILNWLISCLIYLVISSILSFILIGIPLLIILGICSLIFTITGAIKANDGSVYTYPLTMTFIR, from the coding sequence ATGAGATTACTAAAAAATATATTTTTTGTATTCATATTTGTTATTGTTGGTTTATATCTTGGAGGCAAGCACGGTATTTACTTAACAGAAAACAATATCGTAGATTTGGGCGCAACGGCAGGAAATCTCTTGTATCCTCTTTTCTGGTTAATAATGGCTGTAGTTGGTGGTATACTATCTGGTCTCACTGGTCTCATAATAGTTATTATTCTTTCAAGATTCCACAAACCAAACAAGGATAAAAGACTCAATAATAATTACAAAAAGGGTGCAGAATTTAAACCATGGGGAATGGAACAGAATCAATTCTGTATGCTACTGCACCTATCGCAATTCGCAAGTCTCTTAATTCCACTAGCTGGTATTGTATTGCCTATTGCAATGTGGGCTTCAAATAAAGGCCAAAGTGAATTAGTTGACAAACAGGGTAAGAATATCTTGAATTGGTTAATTAGTTGCTTGATATACTTAGTAATTAGCTCAATTCTTTCATTTATTCTAATTGGAATACCCTTGCTAATTATTTTAGGAATTTGCTCTTTAATATTTACAATTACTGGAGCCATAAAAGCAAATGACGGCAGTGTTTATACATACCCGTTAACAATGACTTTTATTAGATAG